One Actinosynnema pretiosum DNA segment encodes these proteins:
- a CDS encoding VOC family protein codes for MRIHLSSVFVDDQAKALDFYTGVLGFRLKDDVPMGHSRWLTVVSPDDPDGTQLLLEPSEHPAVKPYKDALVADGIPATSFAVDDVRAEHTRLTALGVRFTQEPTELGPVVVAVLDDTCGNLIQIAQHA; via the coding sequence GTGAGGATCCACCTGTCCAGCGTCTTCGTCGACGACCAGGCCAAGGCCCTGGACTTCTACACCGGGGTGCTCGGCTTCCGGCTCAAGGACGACGTCCCGATGGGCCACTCCCGCTGGCTCACCGTCGTCTCCCCGGACGACCCCGACGGCACCCAGCTGCTCCTCGAACCCTCCGAGCACCCCGCCGTCAAGCCGTACAAGGACGCGCTCGTCGCCGACGGCATCCCGGCCACCTCGTTCGCCGTGGACGACGTGCGCGCCGAGCACACCAGGCTCACCGCCCTCGGCGTCCGGTTCACCCAGGAGCCCACCGAGCTCGGGCCCGTGGTCGTCGCCGTCCTCGACGACACCTGCGGCAACCTCATCCAGATCGCCCAGCACGCCTGA
- a CDS encoding TIGR02452 family protein, which yields MKSGLRVIAQETVEITRRGSYAVGGREVEIGGAVAAAVAGTVLHLPDEPLAEAVPAGSALVEVTGESTLEAARRLGDGVACLVFASARNPGGGFLNGAQAQEEAIARSSALHACLESVPAFYAHHRACPDLVYSDRVIHAPGVPVFRSDDGGLLARPHRASFLAAAAPNRGAVLANQPERVADVRPALLRRAERVLRVAAHHGHRRLVLGAWGCGVFRNEPGEVAEAFAAALAAAPAFEHVVFAVLDRRRDSPTRAAFTARFGGS from the coding sequence GTGAAGAGCGGGTTGCGCGTCATCGCCCAGGAGACCGTGGAGATCACCCGGCGCGGGTCCTACGCGGTCGGGGGCCGCGAGGTGGAGATCGGCGGGGCGGTGGCGGCGGCCGTGGCGGGCACGGTGCTGCACCTGCCGGACGAGCCGCTGGCCGAGGCGGTCCCGGCCGGGTCGGCGCTGGTGGAGGTGACCGGCGAGTCGACCCTGGAGGCGGCGCGGCGGCTGGGGGACGGGGTGGCCTGCCTGGTGTTCGCGTCGGCCCGCAACCCCGGTGGCGGGTTCCTGAACGGCGCCCAGGCCCAGGAGGAGGCGATCGCGCGCTCGTCGGCGCTGCACGCCTGCCTGGAGTCGGTCCCGGCCTTCTACGCCCACCACCGGGCCTGCCCCGACCTCGTCTACAGCGACCGGGTGATCCACGCCCCCGGCGTCCCGGTGTTCCGCTCGGACGACGGCGGGCTGCTGGCGCGACCGCACCGGGCGTCGTTCCTGGCGGCGGCGGCCCCGAACCGGGGCGCGGTGCTGGCCAACCAGCCCGAGCGGGTCGCGGACGTGCGCCCGGCGCTGCTGCGCCGCGCGGAGCGCGTGCTGCGCGTGGCGGCCCACCACGGGCACCGGCGGCTGGTGCTGGGCGCGTGGGGGTGCGGGGTGTTCCGCAACGAGCCGGGCGAGGTGGCGGAGGCGTTCGCGGCGGCGCTGGCGGCGGCGCCCGCGTTCGAGCACGTGGTCTTCGCGGTCCTGGACCGCCGCCGGGACTCCCCGACCAGGGCAGCTTTCACGGCCCGGTTCGGCGGGTCCTGA
- a CDS encoding NtaA/DmoA family FMN-dependent monooxygenase (This protein belongs to a clade of FMN-dependent monooxygenases, within a broader family of flavin-dependent oxidoreductases, the luciferase-like monooxygenase (LMM) family, some of whose members use coenzyme F420 rather than FMN.), with amino-acid sequence MRIAFDLSFTHTEGRWARPGSWEGRDFPDVRMFMELAQTAERVGVDMLFFGDGSGIPDTWRGSIEPAVEWGIQWPRQDMSPVIAAMSTVTSSIGFGLTYSSTFMHPFYVARLLNSLDHVTNGRVAFNVVASTRGADAANYGYDKLLDHDVRYERMEEFVEVCQALWASVAPDAIVRDRATGRFADPSKVAPINHRGKFFTVKGPLSAVPSPQISPVLVQAGNSPRGIAASAKFAEVVFGFGANLKGQLRHRALLDEALVAEGRDPAKVGILWANQVIVGRTNAEARARRDEVLAFWDHEAVGAYLSHNTGYDYSTLPEKFAIGELRDRIHAAQASQAGLVSSLAAELGDEHVLTRAEFFEHGWRSATGIDHTVVGDAATIADALQENFAATGSRGGYMLSSPTGMPSGFDDIAELLVPELRRRGALGAPRSGRTLRENLSA; translated from the coding sequence GTTCGACCTGTCCTTCACGCACACGGAGGGGCGCTGGGCGCGCCCCGGCTCGTGGGAGGGCCGGGACTTCCCGGACGTGCGGATGTTCATGGAGCTGGCGCAGACCGCGGAGCGGGTCGGCGTGGACATGCTGTTCTTCGGCGACGGCAGCGGCATCCCGGACACCTGGCGGGGCTCGATCGAGCCCGCCGTGGAGTGGGGCATCCAGTGGCCGCGCCAGGACATGTCGCCGGTGATCGCGGCGATGTCCACGGTGACCTCGTCGATCGGGTTCGGCCTGACCTACTCGTCGACGTTCATGCACCCGTTCTACGTGGCGCGGCTGCTGAACTCGCTGGACCACGTCACGAACGGGCGGGTCGCGTTCAACGTGGTCGCCTCCACGCGGGGCGCGGACGCGGCGAACTACGGCTACGACAAGCTGCTCGACCACGACGTGCGGTACGAGCGGATGGAGGAGTTCGTCGAGGTGTGCCAGGCCCTGTGGGCCTCGGTGGCGCCCGACGCGATCGTCCGCGACCGGGCGACGGGGCGGTTCGCCGACCCGTCGAAGGTGGCGCCGATCAACCACCGCGGGAAGTTCTTCACGGTGAAGGGCCCGCTGTCGGCGGTGCCCAGCCCGCAGATCAGCCCGGTGCTGGTGCAGGCCGGGAACTCGCCGCGCGGCATCGCGGCGTCGGCGAAGTTCGCCGAGGTCGTGTTCGGCTTCGGCGCGAACCTCAAGGGCCAGCTGCGGCACCGCGCGCTCCTCGACGAGGCGCTGGTCGCCGAGGGCAGGGACCCGGCCAAGGTCGGCATCCTGTGGGCCAACCAGGTCATCGTGGGCCGCACGAACGCCGAGGCGCGCGCCCGGCGGGACGAGGTCCTGGCGTTCTGGGACCACGAGGCGGTGGGCGCGTACCTGTCGCACAACACCGGTTACGACTACTCGACGCTGCCGGAGAAGTTCGCGATCGGCGAGCTGCGCGACCGGATCCACGCCGCGCAGGCGAGCCAGGCGGGCCTGGTGTCGTCGCTGGCGGCCGAGCTGGGCGACGAGCACGTGCTGACCCGAGCCGAGTTCTTCGAGCACGGCTGGCGCAGCGCCACCGGCATCGACCACACGGTCGTGGGCGACGCGGCGACGATCGCGGACGCGCTGCAGGAGAACTTCGCGGCGACCGGGTCGCGCGGCGGCTACATGCTGTCGAGCCCGACCGGGATGCCGTCGGGCTTCGACGACATCGCCGAGCTGCTGGTGCCGGAGCTGCGCCGCAGGGGCGCGCTGGGCGCGCCCCGCTCGGGTCGCACGCTGCGCGAGAACCTGTCGGCGTGA
- a CDS encoding ArsR/SmtB family transcription factor codes for MLCPVAQELFKALADPTRRLVLDELVERDGQTLFELCTRLITKHGLELSRQAISQHLAVLEAADLVRTRREGRYKFHHLNTEPLEHLLARWLRPEPPGDAP; via the coding sequence ATGCTCTGCCCCGTGGCCCAGGAGCTGTTCAAGGCGCTGGCCGACCCGACCCGCAGGCTCGTCCTCGACGAGCTGGTCGAGCGGGACGGCCAGACCCTGTTCGAGCTCTGCACCCGCCTGATCACCAAGCACGGCCTGGAGCTCTCCCGCCAGGCGATCAGCCAGCACCTCGCCGTCCTGGAGGCCGCCGACCTGGTCCGCACCCGGCGCGAGGGCCGCTACAAGTTCCACCACCTCAACACCGAACCGCTGGAGCACCTGCTCGCCCGCTGGCTCCGGCCCGAACCACCTGGGGATGCACCGTGA
- a CDS encoding ATP-binding cassette domain-containing protein codes for MGGTGAELDELAGVPVPAGRRAHVRADGVSVALGDRQVLRELSVTVSARSRLAVVGENGRGKSTVLHVLAGVLAPDSGTVRRVGVVGLARQALEVRGGESVGTLTGAALRGSRLALRALELAGEELASGVVGADDRYATALDVATGLDAWDAERRVDVALEALSACADRERPLATLSVGQRYRVRLACLLGAHHDVLLLDEPTNHLDAAGLAFLTDRLRARDGGFAVVSHDRALLRDVAEEFLDLDPSRDGTARLHAGGHTGWRDGRRRERERWEREHGEQVEERRRLSEAVDRARDRLSTGWRPDKGTGRHQRQSRAPGVVRALNRERDALEAHRITAPEPPPSLRWPRLEVRRGEALLRVDGVAVEGRLRGPVDLVLDGGDRVLVTGGNGAGKSTLLSVLAGEVEPTSGGVRRLAGARIAVVAQEVPAWPDEVTAAQLHARLGDGALPLGALGLLDGHVPGTPVGRLSQGQRRRVDLALRLATRPNLVVLDEPTNHLSAALVDELTEALRGTPAAVVVATHDRGMLADLADWPRLHLG; via the coding sequence GTGGGGGGAACCGGAGCGGAGCTCGACGAGCTCGCCGGGGTGCCCGTGCCGGCCGGGCGGCGGGCGCATGTGCGGGCTGACGGGGTCAGCGTCGCGCTCGGGGACCGGCAGGTGTTGCGGGAGCTGTCGGTGACCGTGTCCGCCCGGTCGCGGTTGGCGGTCGTGGGGGAGAACGGGCGGGGCAAGAGCACGGTGTTGCACGTGCTCGCCGGGGTGCTGGCGCCCGATTCCGGGACGGTGCGGCGGGTCGGGGTCGTGGGGCTCGCGCGGCAGGCGCTGGAGGTCCGGGGTGGGGAGAGCGTGGGGACGTTGACCGGTGCTGCGCTGCGGGGGTCGCGTCTCGCGCTCCGGGCGCTGGAGCTCGCGGGTGAGGAGCTGGCCTCCGGGGTCGTGGGGGCCGATGACCGGTACGCGACCGCGCTGGACGTCGCCACCGGGCTCGACGCCTGGGACGCCGAACGCCGGGTCGACGTCGCGCTGGAGGCGTTGTCCGCCTGCGCCGACCGGGAGCGGCCGTTGGCGACGCTGTCCGTGGGGCAGCGGTACCGGGTCCGGTTGGCCTGCCTGCTGGGGGCGCACCACGACGTGCTGCTGCTGGACGAGCCGACCAACCACCTCGACGCCGCCGGGCTGGCGTTCCTGACCGACCGGCTGCGGGCCCGCGACGGCGGGTTCGCCGTGGTCAGCCACGACCGGGCGCTGCTGCGGGACGTCGCCGAGGAGTTCCTGGACCTCGACCCCAGCCGGGACGGCACAGCCCGCCTCCACGCGGGCGGGCACACCGGGTGGCGGGACGGGCGGCGGCGGGAGCGGGAGCGGTGGGAGCGGGAGCACGGGGAGCAGGTCGAGGAGCGGCGCAGGCTCTCCGAGGCCGTCGACCGGGCGCGCGACCGGCTCAGCACCGGGTGGCGGCCCGACAAGGGGACCGGCAGGCACCAGCGGCAGAGCCGCGCGCCGGGCGTCGTGCGGGCGCTGAACCGGGAGCGGGACGCGCTGGAGGCGCACCGGATCACCGCGCCCGAGCCGCCGCCCTCGCTCCGCTGGCCGCGGCTGGAGGTGCGGCGCGGGGAGGCGCTGCTGCGCGTCGACGGGGTGGCCGTCGAGGGGCGGCTGCGGGGACCGGTCGACCTGGTGCTCGACGGGGGTGACCGGGTGCTGGTCACCGGGGGCAACGGGGCTGGCAAGTCGACGCTGCTCTCCGTGCTCGCCGGGGAGGTCGAGCCCACGTCCGGGGGTGTGCGGCGGCTCGCCGGGGCGCGGATCGCGGTGGTGGCGCAGGAGGTCCCCGCGTGGCCGGACGAGGTGACCGCCGCCCAGCTGCACGCCCGGCTCGGGGACGGGGCGCTGCCGCTGGGCGCGCTGGGGCTGCTCGACGGGCACGTGCCCGGCACGCCGGTCGGGCGGCTCTCGCAGGGGCAGCGGCGGCGGGTGGACCTGGCGCTGCGGCTCGCGACCCGGCCGAACCTGGTCGTGCTCGACGAGCCGACCAACCACCTCTCGGCCGCGCTCGTGGACGAGCTGACCGAGGCGCTGCGGGGCACGCCCGCCGCCGTGGTCGTCGCGACCCACGACCGGGGGATGCTCGCCGACCTGGCCGACTGGCCGCGGCTGCACCTGGGGTGA
- a CDS encoding nucleoside hydrolase: protein MRIVLDTDPGVDDALAILYLAAHLDEAELVAVGSVHGNVPAPQAALNALRVLELAGLGGVPVAVGARRPLAQPLYTSEFVHGLDGLGGRAGPPPSRLPVPVSAAEQLVALARANPGELTLIALGPLTNLALAVLLEPELPALLRSVTAMAGATAVPGNITPYAEANAWHDPEAAAIVLDAGFDLTLVGLEVTESARADADWLDRLAGLRTRRARYANAILAHYVEFYTRVIGRRTCTPHDPLTVAVALDPGLATHRELPLGVELTGTHTRGQIVADRRRITTTAHIESTIDDTPRPVKVLRTVRSEVFLERLLEALARPD from the coding sequence ATGCGCATCGTGCTGGACACCGATCCCGGCGTCGACGACGCCCTGGCCATCCTGTACCTGGCCGCGCACCTGGACGAGGCCGAGCTGGTGGCGGTGGGCAGCGTGCACGGGAACGTGCCCGCGCCGCAGGCCGCGCTGAACGCGCTGCGCGTGCTGGAGCTGGCGGGGCTGGGCGGGGTCCCGGTGGCGGTGGGGGCGCGGCGGCCACTGGCGCAGCCGCTGTACACCTCGGAGTTCGTGCACGGCCTCGACGGGCTGGGCGGGCGGGCCGGTCCGCCGCCGTCGCGGCTGCCGGTGCCGGTGTCGGCGGCCGAGCAGCTGGTGGCGCTGGCCAGGGCGAACCCCGGCGAGCTGACCCTGATCGCGCTGGGGCCGCTGACGAACCTGGCGCTGGCGGTGCTGCTGGAGCCGGAGCTGCCCGCGCTGCTGCGGTCGGTGACGGCCATGGCGGGGGCGACGGCGGTGCCGGGCAACATCACCCCGTACGCGGAGGCGAACGCCTGGCACGACCCGGAGGCGGCGGCGATCGTGCTGGACGCCGGGTTCGACCTGACGCTGGTCGGGCTGGAGGTGACCGAGTCGGCGCGGGCGGACGCGGACTGGCTGGACCGGCTGGCGGGGCTGCGGACGCGGCGGGCGCGGTACGCGAACGCGATCCTGGCGCACTACGTGGAGTTCTACACGCGGGTGATCGGCAGGCGCACCTGCACCCCGCACGACCCGCTGACCGTGGCGGTGGCGCTGGACCCCGGCCTGGCCACGCACCGCGAGCTGCCGCTGGGGGTGGAGCTGACCGGCACGCACACGCGGGGGCAGATCGTGGCCGACCGGCGGCGGATCACCACGACGGCGCACATCGAGAGCACGATCGACGACACGCCCCGGCCGGTGAAGGTGCTGCGGACGGTGCGGTCGGAGGTGTTCCTGGAGCGGTTGCTGGAGGCGCTGGCCCGGCCGGACTAG
- a CDS encoding MFS transporter, with product MSTSTSRGGDWLALASLCLGFFLLLVDSTIISVALPALMADLGADEGTAIWVNSSYLFAYAVPLLVAGRLGDRYGARAVYLAGLVLFILASLACGLVSGPLALVAWRVVQGLGAALMTPQSMTIIRRLFAFPALGVAMGVWASVGGVASVSGPLLGGVLVGTWGWESIFLVNVPIGLVALAAAWVWLPRAEPLRTAIPVTGVLVSGLGVFGVVAGIHGGVLPPWVPGWAAVLVGLALVGCVVFAQRGEPDRALVPVPLFRDRGFVMASVGAAMSSFTVGAAMIPVMLHLQGARGLDSMSAALVLIPMGVVCAATAPFAGRSVSARGPRFTALIGSISLAVSVLLAAVLVAASAPIWVFAAALAVFGLANAFVWAPMSVAALNSAPDRLMGAASGAFNAIKQVGAVVGSAVTAALLAVTSQGAALAALGVAALVCVLASALLGRNAVEPLGRVSGVVVHGAGRGKDLGFPTANLDFDASASVPEDGVYAGRFTLLDGPDAPVVLPALVSIGSNETFDGSARTVEAHVLDFDGDLYDRRAEVELESWIRGQVGFSSVEALVEQMRRDEVVGRAHFSASGPAGSVASTGSSAADRWNERVGGEEPRSGVLVAERAAGPVTEPYTDDVVALRQAFSAFPSGVAAIAALVDGEPVSLVVSSFSVGTSQEPPLVLFAVQLSSTTWPVLSTAPLLGVSVLGEGHAGKVRQLASTKDRENRFGGLETAVSDSGAVFLEGAPLWLECAVEHTYPAGDHEIVVLRVRGLRSDEAARPLVWHRSAFTTLADERERERVAG from the coding sequence GTGAGCACGTCGACCTCTCGGGGCGGGGACTGGCTGGCCCTGGCCAGTCTCTGCCTCGGCTTCTTCCTGCTCCTGGTGGACAGCACGATCATCTCCGTCGCGCTGCCCGCGCTGATGGCGGACCTGGGCGCCGACGAGGGCACGGCGATCTGGGTCAACAGCTCCTACCTGTTCGCGTACGCGGTGCCGCTGCTGGTGGCGGGCAGGCTGGGCGACCGGTACGGGGCCCGCGCGGTGTACCTGGCGGGTCTGGTGCTGTTCATCCTGGCGTCGCTGGCGTGCGGCCTGGTGTCGGGCCCGCTGGCGCTGGTGGCGTGGCGGGTCGTGCAGGGCCTGGGCGCGGCGCTGATGACGCCGCAGAGCATGACGATCATCCGCAGGCTGTTCGCGTTCCCCGCGCTGGGCGTGGCGATGGGCGTGTGGGCCTCGGTCGGCGGGGTGGCCTCGGTGAGCGGCCCGCTGCTGGGCGGGGTGCTCGTGGGCACGTGGGGCTGGGAGTCGATCTTCCTGGTCAACGTGCCGATCGGACTGGTCGCGCTGGCCGCCGCCTGGGTGTGGCTGCCGCGCGCGGAGCCGCTGCGCACGGCGATCCCGGTGACCGGCGTGCTGGTCAGCGGGCTCGGGGTGTTCGGCGTGGTGGCCGGCATCCACGGCGGGGTGCTTCCGCCGTGGGTGCCCGGCTGGGCGGCGGTGCTGGTCGGTCTGGCGCTGGTGGGCTGCGTGGTGTTCGCGCAGCGCGGCGAGCCGGACCGGGCGCTGGTGCCGGTGCCCCTGTTCCGGGACCGGGGTTTCGTGATGGCGTCGGTGGGCGCGGCGATGTCCTCGTTCACGGTGGGCGCGGCGATGATCCCGGTGATGCTGCACCTGCAGGGCGCGCGCGGTCTGGACTCGATGTCGGCGGCGCTGGTGCTGATCCCGATGGGCGTGGTGTGCGCGGCGACGGCCCCGTTCGCGGGCCGGTCGGTGTCGGCGCGCGGGCCCCGGTTCACGGCGCTGATCGGCTCGATCTCGCTGGCGGTGTCGGTGCTGCTGGCCGCGGTGCTGGTGGCGGCGTCGGCGCCGATCTGGGTGTTCGCGGCGGCGCTGGCGGTGTTCGGCCTGGCCAACGCGTTCGTGTGGGCCCCGATGTCGGTGGCGGCGCTGAACTCGGCCCCGGACCGGCTGATGGGCGCGGCCTCGGGCGCGTTCAACGCGATCAAGCAGGTCGGTGCGGTGGTGGGCAGCGCGGTGACGGCCGCGCTGCTGGCGGTGACGTCCCAGGGCGCGGCGCTGGCCGCGCTGGGTGTGGCCGCGCTGGTGTGCGTGCTGGCTTCTGCTCTGCTCGGGAGGAATGCGGTGGAACCGCTGGGACGGGTGTCCGGGGTCGTGGTGCACGGCGCCGGGCGCGGCAAGGACTTGGGCTTCCCCACGGCGAACCTGGACTTCGACGCGTCCGCGTCGGTGCCCGAGGACGGCGTCTACGCCGGGCGGTTCACCCTGCTGGACGGGCCGGACGCGCCGGTGGTGCTGCCCGCGCTGGTGTCGATCGGGTCGAACGAGACGTTCGACGGCTCGGCCCGCACGGTCGAGGCGCACGTGCTGGACTTCGACGGCGACCTGTACGACCGGCGCGCCGAGGTCGAGCTGGAGTCGTGGATCCGGGGCCAGGTCGGGTTCTCCTCGGTGGAGGCGCTGGTGGAGCAGATGCGGCGGGACGAGGTCGTGGGGCGGGCGCACTTCTCCGCGTCCGGTCCGGCCGGGTCCGTCGCGTCGACTGGGTCGAGCGCGGCGGACCGCTGGAACGAGCGGGTGGGCGGCGAGGAGCCGCGCTCGGGCGTGCTGGTGGCCGAGCGCGCGGCCGGTCCGGTGACCGAGCCGTACACCGACGACGTGGTGGCGCTGCGGCAGGCGTTCTCGGCGTTCCCGTCCGGGGTGGCGGCGATCGCCGCGCTGGTGGACGGCGAGCCGGTGTCGCTGGTGGTGTCCTCGTTCAGCGTGGGCACCTCGCAGGAGCCGCCGCTGGTGCTGTTCGCGGTGCAGCTGTCGTCCACGACGTGGCCGGTGCTGTCGACCGCGCCGCTGCTGGGCGTGTCGGTGCTGGGCGAGGGGCACGCCGGGAAGGTGCGGCAGCTGGCGTCGACGAAGGACCGGGAGAACCGGTTCGGCGGGCTGGAGACGGCGGTGTCGGACTCGGGCGCGGTGTTCCTGGAGGGCGCGCCGCTGTGGCTGGAGTGCGCGGTGGAGCACACCTACCCGGCGGGCGACCACGAGATCGTGGTGCTGCGAGTGCGGGGGCTGCGCTCGGACGAGGCGGCCCGGCCGCTGGTGTGGCACCGGTCGGCGTTCACCACGCTCGCGGACGAGCGGGAGCGGGAGCGCGTCGCCGGGTGA